In the genome of Leguminivora glycinivorella isolate SPB_JAAS2020 chromosome 21, LegGlyc_1.1, whole genome shotgun sequence, one region contains:
- the LOC125237566 gene encoding uncharacterized protein LOC125237566: MSTSICHYLKMAAASVRSALRPRKALADIEIEDVLNDSEFDYSGNDSDDDPMFLPSEIAKHASIESESSSSSDEEENVPDPPVTPPLSYSDVSELATTSSSSRGLARSSSRARSRGRGRNRGRGRGRGRDSNAQAQSPPSLQTR, translated from the exons atgtcaacgTCAATCTGTCATTATTTAAAAATGGCGGCGGCGAGTGTACGGTCCGCCCTGCGCCCGCGCAAAG CCTTAGCAGACATAGAGATAGAGGACGTCCTAAATGACTCGGAATTTGATTACTCGGGAAATGATTCAGACGACGACCCTATGTTTCTTCCATCAGAAATTGCAAAACATGCCAGTATCGAGTCTGAGTCAAGCAGCAGTTCGGATGAAGAAGAAAATGTACCCGATCCTCCTGTTACACCACCTTTATCATATTCTGATGTATCAGAGTTAGCAACTACAAGTTCTTCTTCAAGGGGACTAGCCAGATCTTCATCAAGAGCACGCAGCCGCGGGAGAGGTAGAAACAGAGGAAGAGGCCGAGGACGAGGTAGGGACAGCAATGCACAAGCGCAATCACCGCCTTCCCTTCAGACAAGATAA